ATTTTTAATATACTTTTGTTTTTTAAATTTCATGCGGGTATTTCTTGTAAAAAATATTTATTTTCAAGTTTTATAGAAATTCCTTATTAAAACTTATTTCTAAAATTTAAAGATTCATTTCCAAAAAAATTCTTACTGATCTTTATAAAATTGGAGTAACCTGAATTTTTATCGTAAAACTTTGTGTATTCTATTATAAGTTATGAGTAATTTTACAATGAGTATTAAATTTGAAACTTGTGCTAAATGAAAAATTTTTATATCTAAAAGTCAAGCTCTATTGGGATCACCGAAAATTCTATAGGTAAAAACCACTAATGGTAAAATCGTTTCTGAGTAGTTTCCGCAATTACTGTTTACACCTATTGAAGTGGATTTGGAAATCGATAGAATGAACGGATATTGAAGGAAGAATATATAATGAAACTTTTAAGTTTGATTCTAAAAGAGTTTGAAAAGAGCTTTTGTAAAAATAAGATAAAGTATATTCACCTCGTTTTTGGGACGAGTTTATTTTTTACGGCATGTGTCTTTCCACAACAAAGATACGTTTCTTATTATCCTACTGACTACGTTTATAAAGGTGACTTACAAGGTTTGGAGAATTGTCTCCGTTTGGGAGGGGGAATCAATCAAAAAGATCCGTTTTTTAAAAATTATACTCCTCTTATGATCGCAGCAAAGGAAGGAGAATACTTAATTTCGGAATATTTAATTAGACACGTAAATGCAAGAACAAGAGACGGACATACAGCCTTGATGAAGGCATCTTTTAACCGTTATCCCGGAAATCGTAAAACTTCGGGTGCGGATATACATACAATGACCTTACAAGGGCATACGGCTTGGTCAGAGTCTACATTAGAATATTATAAAATGATTCAAGATATTCTTATTAAAGCCGGTGTTGGTGCTAAATGATGAAGTTCGCACATTATTTTTTACTTATAATTTTTATATTTTTTTTAGAGCATTGTAAAATGGATACCTCTGGCTGCGAAAAGAATTGTGAGGCTCAGTTGTCTATCTGTCTTCTCGCTGCGATCAATTCAGAATCCTCCGCTGTTCCTTTTCTCTGTTATCAAGTATGTGATACTTGTAAGGATAATTGTAGATTAAAGACTTCTTCAGGAAGTGGGGCTAATCGGGGTAGTGGGACACGGACAGGCGGAGGAAGTTCTTCGAGCGGCAGTGGGGGAAGCAGCGGCGGAACTGGTCACGGCGGAGGGGGAGCGCACAGTGTTTATGAGGATTTTACATTTTAGAAAAACGTAAAGTATACTTCTATGAGACCCAAGGATAACGAACTTAAAATCAAATTTCTGTATGAAATCCATATTTTCTAAATGTCATCGTTCAATAAATTTATTAAGTAAGGTCCTTAAAAATAATTTCAAATATTATAAAAAGAAAGTTTCGATTTATCCTTGATAGGGATTTTGTTATAAGATCAAAAATATCGTTTCAAATTTTTACGGGATGGATTTTTCAAAACGATTCCGATCAAAATAAAAAGGGATTTTTAAAAAAACAACTTTGAATTTATTTGAAATGGAATCGTATCTTTTTAACTAATTCCGTCTTATTATTTTAGAAGAAAGTAATATTTTAAAAATTTCTTCTAAGCGGAGTTAAAAAGTGAAGTCATTCTTTGGTCTGATTGAGCGAATTTATAAAGATAGAGATTATTTAACTCACAAACGAGCTACTCACCTTTTTGTTTTTGATATTGCTGCATTACTCTTAGGGTTTTCATCCTCAGTTTTCCTGTGGTTTACCAAAGGAGAGCTTTTTAGGGTGGGATTTGCAGTTATGACGTTCTCATCTTTGATTTCTTTTATACTGTTATTGCGAAAGAAGTTTGAACTGGCTTTAAATATAATCTTATTTGCAAGTGTCGTTTTTGTAACTGCAGGTTGGTTTTGGGGAATTCCTAATGTAGGTTCGGACGTAGGTAATAAAAATATCATTCTCAGTATATTTATTATGATTTTCTTATTTTTTACCGATGTGAGAAAAACTATATATATAATGTTTTACTGTTTTTTTTTAATTTTTGTAGATGAGTTTTATCTTAAAAAACACGACGTCGTTTACACAGCGGATCGAATCGGTTTATTTTTTATGTTTTCGGTGATTTTAATTCTCACGGTAAGAACTTTATATGAATCTGTTCAGGAAAAAAACAAATTGATACAGGAAATTCATCATAGAGTTAGAAATAATCTTCAAGTAATTTCCGGTTTGGTGGAAATGCATAGCGCGTCTGATAAGGAGAATCTGCAAATCATATTATCCGATTTTCAAAATCGTATATTAGTAATATCTGAAGTTTATAATTATCTGTATAAGTCTGAAAATTATTTCGAAATAGACTTTTCGGAAGTGATGAATAAGATTATACTAAATCTCTCTCATAGATTGGGAGAACGTTCTATCAAGATAGAAACCGAAACTGAGTCTACTTTTTTAAGGATTGAAAGTGTTATTCCTTG
Above is a window of Leptospira kirschneri serovar Cynopteri str. 3522 CT DNA encoding:
- a CDS encoding ankyrin repeat domain-containing protein, which encodes MKLLSLILKEFEKSFCKNKIKYIHLVFGTSLFFTACVFPQQRYVSYYPTDYVYKGDLQGLENCLRLGGGINQKDPFFKNYTPLMIAAKEGEYLISEYLIRHVNARTRDGHTALMKASFNRYPGNRKTSGADIHTMTLQGHTAWSESTLEYYKMIQDILIKAGVGAK
- a CDS encoding sensor histidine kinase is translated as MKSFFGLIERIYKDRDYLTHKRATHLFVFDIAALLLGFSSSVFLWFTKGELFRVGFAVMTFSSLISFILLLRKKFELALNIILFASVVFVTAGWFWGIPNVGSDVGNKNIILSIFIMIFLFFTDVRKTIYIMFYCFFLIFVDEFYLKKHDVVYTADRIGLFFMFSVILILTVRTLYESVQEKNKLIQEIHHRVRNNLQVISGLVEMHSASDKENLQIILSDFQNRILVISEVYNYLYKSENYFEIDFSEVMNKIILNLSHRLGERSIKIETETESTFLRIESVIPCAMIFNELLSNSLKHTFRSEKGTVQISFRKKGNKYFLQVSDDGSGIKDSKIWSKPKTACFTLIQILTKQIKGRFQIFSKGGFTTVLEFNSI